The DNA region TCTCTccctagttttttttctttgccaaatCTTTTGAAAGTAAGCGTCTACAATTTGACATTTTACCACAAATACTGCAGCACACGTAAGAGGTATCTTCTAACCCAGAGAACCCAAGGAAGCACAGAAGATCCAGCCAGCACAGGTTTCAAACCCTGTTTCTCTTAAGGTGGATGATCTCCTGCACAACCCACTCCAATTCCACTTGAACCTCCTTTTTCATTCTCTGTCCTGAACTTGTGCCCAAGAGTCTTTGAAGCAGTGTAAGGTGCTGACAAGTACCAGAACAATTAAGTGAAAAGGGAACTCCCTACTGGGAGGGTCTGTTTCTGACTTCTGACCTCTGTTCCAGGTGAATCTCTGTGTCATTAGCAGCATTTGTGGGCCCAGGATATTTGTGGCTTCAGGGCTGTGTGTGTTAGTGTGATCTGAGGGTGCAGCCTAGCTTACTCTCCTGTGTGTCTGAAGACAGGACGTGAAAATCTTCATCTGTTGGTTTAAAGAAGGCTGTCGTAGGTTAGCTTCAAGTTTTGTATTGTCCCACCAGAGAAGATAAATGGTGGGAATTCTAATTTTAACAAGGGGGAGATAATGTGTTCCCATGGACCCACATGTGAAATATCTGTAAATACAGACAAAAGTTGGTAAGGAGCTAAAATACAATGTGGTATCCGGATGGGATCCGAAATAGAGAAGGAACAGTACTGGAAAAGCTAATGGAATCTGCTGTAAGTCTGGAGTTTGGGTAATGGTAATGTTCCAATGCTAATTCTCTAGTTTTGGTAAATGTACCatggttatgtaagatgttaaaaTTAGGAGAAACTGGGTAAATGGTGTACAGGAACTCTTTGTACTATCTTTGcagcttttctgtaaatctaaaattattccaaagtaaaaattttatttaaaaaaaagatgatgaGACAGACTTAGAGGGTGAATCCAACTGAAATATTAGGCTTTTTTAATACATAGTTTTTGcaggaaaatcagaaaataaggataaacaacagtaaataaaaatcacttataaTTCCTTAATTCAAAGACAGTCACTGCCAACTTCCCGATGTTTTTCTCTTCAGAGAGTTGAATGGGAAGatagaattttagaaaataaggGAGGGGCTACATTATAATACTGATTACTTTTCTTTTCCATCTAATGACATTGTGATCAGCTTTCTATGCCAATTTTTTTCATTGCTTGTTTCTTATCCCTTAAAAGATTTACTGGTCCCATACTCGGGCAGTTTTATCATTTTCACTGCTGTAAACGATACTGCACTGTATTGGTTGAAACTAAGTGTTTGTGCATATCTGTGATTATTTCCTTAGCTCTTAAAAATGCAATTGCTAAATCATAGGGTCTCTTCACTTTTAAGCCTTTCTTATCCACTTGCCTTTCTTAAAAACTGTCCCGTACTCCAGTTCCACAGCCATGTCTTTGAACTCTGTTCAACTCTGAGTCTTCTGtatctttactcacaggaagggCAAAAAATAGtaggtgttttataatttttaaaacaactagAGAGGTTTCCATTTTCTGTATATTCCCATTTACATTTCTACTTTTGTAAATACCCtatttgtataatttttcattactgtgttgtttattttttgaatGATTTATAGGAGTACTCTATCTGCTAGTCTCCCTTCAGAAGCAACCAGGATGCCTAGGCCTTTCCCTCACTGATCTCATTTTCCCCCCTGCAGATCTTAAATCTGACTCAGGCCCTGAAAGACAACAAGAGTCCCCTGCACCTTGTCCAGATGCCACCTGTGATTGTCGAGACGGCCCGTTCCCACCAACGATCTGCTAGCGAGTCCTACACACAGAGCTTTCAGAGTCGGAAGCCCttcttttcatggtggtagcCCAAGAGGGAAACAAAGACATTGCCTGAGACTTGGGCTGGGAGGAAGCCTGGGGAGCAGGTTGCAGGAAAAGCCAGAGAAGCCAGAGGAGAGCAGTGCCCCTAAGAGCCCTCCTCCTCTGCTCACCCCACCCTGTCAGGGCTTTCCCAAGCACAGGGAGAAGCACAATCAGAGGGACAGTGTGCACTCTTGGGCCTTTCTGAGCTCTGGGGAGGGCTGGCGCTCCATGCAAGTACTCCAGTGCCCGGGAAGGAGCATCTCCCTGTCATCTCCTGAGGGCAGGCTGGGGAATTCCCTTCCTTCCCTAACACCCTGCTCTATTGTAATTCCTCATTATATTCtgcatcagaaaaaaacaaacaaatacaaatttaaatgttAGTAAAAACCAGGCAGAATCTCAGATCCTCTCATGTCAGAAACCTCTGATCCAGGCCTAAATTTGCATGGGCCCAACCGTGCAGGTGCCTCACAGTTCCTTACTCCTGTGGACCAGCTGGGTGACTCCCAGTGCTGGGACAGACAGAAGCTACAccttttctttgtgattttgccaagtcttttttcccttctccccCTACCAGTGCAGTAGGCTGAAAGTCTTTAAACACAATTTTCCTAATGGGGATAGTTTGCTGTAGAAATCCCAGCAGTCCTGCATATGACCATGTAGGTAAGTTCTACTGCAAAGGACCCACCCTCTCTAGTCTAGACCTTTGGCTTGCCCATCACTCAGGCAAAGGCCGAAGGAAGGAAGTTGACTCCCCAGCATGTGGAAGTGGCCCACATAACCTAATAGTATGTTGGGAGCCGTAGACTTAGCCCAGTCTTGCTTCCTGAGTCCTTGGCCCTAGCCAGAGGACTCTCCCATAAACTGGACTAGTCCTCTAATGTGTTCCCATTGCTTTAGATATTTTTTCCTCAACTCTTTCTGACTTAGGAGGTCTGGAGAGGGTTTTGAAATGGTTCTGGGTCAGGTCTCAGTTCATAAGAGGGAAGGATACTAGATCCTTGGACTTGTTTTTATGCAACCACTGTTGCTTGGTGGAGGTAACAGCGCTTGTATTCTGCCTCCTAATTGGCATCTTCCCTTTGCTCCCTGACTTGTTCCAGGCCAGTTTTTCCATGCCTTCTTGAGAAAAGCAGGGCCCAAAGTAGAGAGGCCTTTACAATGTCCCCCAGTGCCTGCACAGCTGTGTATCTTCCTGCTTCCATGTCTCTTTTCCCTCAGCTGTACCCCTTGCCAGGTGTCTGAGCCCTTTCTACACCAAAGCAAAGAGTGGTCTCAAAAGGAAGTAAAAGATGCCATCTGTGGCTAAGGGGCAGCTCTATGCTACTGGACATTCCAGTTTTCTGGTACCCTGCGATTGGTCAATCAGCATTGGAAAGAAACTATCCTAAAGGTttgaaaaacaaccaaagaaagGGACTGAGTACTTCTTGCCCATCTCCCACCATCCAGGAGGCAGAGCAAAGATGTACAGTCTTCTCATTAGCTAGGCCAGGCTGGTCCCCTTCCATTCCAGCCTCCAGGAACCTGTGTGTTCTGGGCTTCCACCTAGCTGACAGGGAGAGCCTCTGGGATCTGGATATGCATGTCCTGTGGACAAAGGTGTGGCTCCCTGCAGGCTGCAGCCCTGACAATCCCATTTAGCCAACTTGGACTCTGGCCTTTGGGATCATGTTTGCAAGAATGCCTGCTCCTAGACTGCAGGAGCATCAGGGCTCCCAGAGGCCAGAAGACCCAGGTTTTAGTTCCCCAAAGACATCTTTACACAAATGTGTTAGTAAAGCTTCCCACCTGGGTGTCAAGAGAGCCTAAGTGGTCTGAAGGAGCCTGGTTGCTTCACCCAGCCCAGCAGATCTGCATATTGCCCTCATCCAGGCCAGTTCTGTGATAAGGAAATTGGGTCCAATGGAAGAGGGATCTGGTCCCAGTGCTGGCAGACAAAAGAGGGTGGGGCATCCTTTCCTGGCCTGTCTCCATTCTCCTTGAAGCCTGTACTCAGTTGCCTTGAACATGGACTTGTGGAGAGCCAGGGGCCCAGAATGCCAGGACTGGCTTCTGGGTGGTGGTCATGGGATGGCCCACATAGAGGCCCTGTGCTCTGGTGTCAGGGCACAGAGGCCAGGCCACAAGACAGCTGCTGCCTCGGTATTATTCTTCTAATATACTGTAGAAATTGTAAGTAATGTATTGAAATCAATGCAAATGTATGAATAACAAGTCCAGTTCTGACCATTTTTGTCTAATTTTCTTTGGGGAAAGGAAGACAAGATAGAATGCAATTTTGAGGACAGAGAACCCTGTATTTCCCTGAAGGTGCTGAGCCCTATCTGTATGGCTCCATACAGGTTCTTATTTCCAAAGCCCAATGCTCTGAAAACCCAAGTTCATTTGATACCAAAACTGCCCTGAACCTACACTAACATGAAGCTATTTCAATCTTCACATGCCCTTTAGTGTGAATATTTATTGCAGAGATATTAATGTTTTATTAAGAGATGTTCCCTAATGAGGGATTATGCAATGTTTGCACTACTTCCTAAAAGTCAAAAAATTCTGAATAACTAAATCACCTAGCCCCGAAGGGTTGGGCCAAGAAATGTGGACCGGCTTCTCAGCTTCTCTTCTTGGCCATGAGAGGGCAGCCCTGCTCTGTGAGTGTGCGTCACTGCCCACTGAGGCACACAACCCTGGCACTGTTTAGTGATGGATAATCAAGCAGATAGGTTGGGTGGGGAGAGGAGCCAAATGCTAATGACCACATAGTATGCTTCTTATGAGGCAAAGCCAAAATAGAAGTAAAAAAGTCTCACAAGTTTTTAAGAAAGCCCAGATAATGCAGGGGGCTCCAGAATGATTGAGCTATCTGTTGATCCACCTTGGGATGGTTGGCCCATGGGGAGAAAGGAGCCATTTGAGGAGCTGGCACCCACCACTTGACTGCAGGCTCACCAACCACTATGCCGGGCTGACCATAAATAGCTTTCCTTCTAGAGCTGGCCAGGGGCCGGAAGCCCCCTCCCTTCTGCTGTGGATCAGGACTGCCTGCAGAGATGCTTCCATCTCCCAGTCTGACAGCCTCTGGAAGAGGAAACTTCAgcgcaggggctggggagggggatgGTGAGAAAGCAGAGAAGGCCAGCcctattttctctttcctgagaGCCCCCTTCCCTGCAATAAGCCCAGCCCCTCACTCCCTGGCTCCAGGATATCCATTTCAAGAGCCTCCCCTTCTGTGACAGACTCATACAGTTACTgaggcaaatatttttattttgccacTCAAACCACAGGCTGCTTGTGCTGGCCTGACAGGGGTGTGGGACACACTGCTCGACCACAGGTCACAGTAGTAGCAGGAGGGTTAGTTGCAGGAGTGGTCAGATGCTCTGTCTGAGTGCCCATCACTTGGGGAATATCATGCAGCCCAGGTTTAGTGTTAGATGGGGAAGGGCTGAGGCAGAAATGGTCACTGTTTCTCCTCAGTGTGGTGAGGAATGGGTCCCACATAACAGCACGCAGTGGACACCTCCAGTCCTGTTCTCAAAGGAGTAGGCCCGTGGCAGCGGTCTTTAATTTACCCAGATGGGGCTGCCTGCCTCAAGGCTCTCTGCCCGCTTCACTTCCCTCAGCCCTTTGGCAAAAGTCCTTATGATTCCTGGGTAAGATACTGCTGTTCCCAGCCCTTTCCTTGGATCAGTGTCTGATTTGATGCAGATAACTTGTAGGACCTGGCTTTCTCCAGTTCCGGCGGATCCTGGCACTTGTCCTCCTAGAGTTCAGATACTGATCCCTGGAAGCCGTCTCTGTGACAATGCTCTGTGGGTCAGCCAGTGGAGAGCAGTGCTCGTGGATTCTGCAGGGAACAAATGTGTGATAGGCCAACATCAAAAGAGAGGACAGAATGGGGACTAAAGAGATTTCGGTCATGGTGAACTTTTAAAACAACTTTGGGGCAAAATGAGACCAGGAACCCTCCTGAGAGCTACATGACTAGGCAAAGCTTACAGATTTCTCTAATGAGAACTGAACTAGATCAGTGTGTGTGACACTCATCAGTTGTTCAGCACCCTCATCCTGTACTCAGCGGCAGACACCATTAATCAGTCAGGACACGAGACTAGAGGAACCAAGTGTCCTTAGCAAGGTCTTTTAAGTAGGGATTACTAATCAGTTGGCGTTAATAtgagcaataaaaaaataaagtgatttGCTACCTCCAGATCTGATGACCTCGGAAGGCCTGTTCAAGTCTAATTCTGATTGTGGGCCCCAGAGACAGCAGCTAGAGGAGTGAAGCCCAGGGTGTAACTTGTAGCAGTTGGTTTAGCCGTGTGGTTCTGCTTGCTCTCCTGGGGCTTGCTGTCCTGGCCTGTCAGTGAACTAAGCTAGGAGGTGGATGACCAGGGAAAGTTTAGTTTCTCAACAGTTTTTGAACATTTGATACCCATGTAGAACTTCCCTATGCTATATTCTCTGTAACCCCATAGCCAAGATTTTAACCAGGCTTACTTTTGAATGTTAACCTGTTTTACAACTGGTAAAACAATTTCCCCCCGCCTCTCAAACAACAGTCCCTCCCACCTGGAGGTGGGAAAGAAGTGGGAAGGTGAGAATGAGGTGGCACTGCTAGGACCCAGGCATCCCTTCCCCTGGGAGTTCTCAGGATCGTTTATGACTCCAGTAGTACAACAATCTCTTAAGTGCCAACCACATGGTAGGCACTGTGTAGACCCTACAACCCCAATGGTAGGTACTTTACAAGGAGGCCAAGTCAGTAgctccaggtcacacagccaggaaataGTAGAATGGGTGTCATTAGCGCTTCCCTTCTGTCCTCAGGGACCCACCTGCGGCGGCTGCAGTGGTGTAGTGAGTGGCCCAGGGGTTTCTGCCGTGGAGGCCTCTTCCTACGCAGCCTCCTTAAGGCCTCTGCCACACGGTGGTCCCCTGCACACTCCCAGATGATCTGTGCCCGTTCCTCAGCCATCTGGTCCCCACTGTGCTGAAACAGGCCCTGGATCTGCAGTAGCTCAGCGTCCTGGAAGATGTTGGCTAAGGCCTGCTTGCGGCTCCGGGCTTCAGCTGGGGCCTGCCAGGGGGACGGCTCGCTCACCACAGAGGCTGGGGTGCCCATCCTGGGTGCTCTGAGGAGTGAGAGAATGAAGAGACAATCAGCTCATCAGACCCTTCCCAAACATGGGGGTCCTGACCAGTGCAAAGGCTTCTGCTGTTCCCATTCTTCAAAAGCCAGAGTGGAGTAAGTCTTAACTTAAAATCACTCTTAATTTCCCAGGGCACCTTGGTGAAATAATGATAGCCAAACTTTATTATAAAGTGCTTATGTTTCTGACACATGTATTATCTCACTAAAGAGCCCCAGCAGCCTGTAAGGTTAAGAACTGtttatccccactttatagatgaataaGCACAATGCAGAGAGTTGAAATTACTTTCCTGTAGTCACAAAGTCCTATGTTAAGTGCAGAGCCAGAAGTAGAACCTAGGTCTGTCTGGCTCCGAAGTCCATGCAGACCCCAGAACACCTGGATCCTAATGATGATGTCAGCAGCAGCCGAGATGTGAGCCCAACAACAAGAGGTAGGTACTTTGCTCTTTCTCATTtcatagaggaggaaactgagaagcAAAATCCAGATGTCTCTATGCTAAGGTCCAAGCTATGTAGCAGAGAAGTACGAGGGGTTGTGGAGTTGGACTACCCAAGTTGGAATCCTACTTCTAGCCTCCACCACTTATTGGCTGGGTGATCTCCATGCCTCAGCTGCTTCCTGTGTAGACTTACCAGCTATACTAATACCTACTTCATTGAGCTGCTGTGAGGACTGAGTAAAGATACAAAGCATTAACAATGCTTGATATTCTATCCTCCTTTTCCATCTATAAAACTGATAGGAGTCATCCCTTCTACTTTGAAGACCTGGGGATGAACGCAGTATGAAATAGACATTTCAGATCTAACTACAATCCAAAGGAGCACAGAGAAAGAGGCAGCAGAAGCTACAGGATTAGGGCACTATCATGGGCAGAGGCTGAAATCCATAAGGAAGTGTGGAAGAGTTACGCTCCTATCAGTGTTCCCCCCCattcagaaaatttaaattatctCTCTCAATTCTAAATAGTTCACTTGGAATAATTAGGGCATAAGAGACTCACCCATCTTTTCCTTGTCTTCAGTACAACCTGAAAAGGCTATGGGATTGGAAAGCAGACGAGACAAAGACGACCAAGGACTTTGGCATTACACAGAACTGGGTTTGATTCCCAGCACTGCTGCCTTCCTagctgtgaccttaggcaaattatTCAACCTGCCTGAGCCTGTTtgcttacctgtaaaatggagctaataacCACTTCTCAGGACTGTtgttaaggattaaatgagtctgGTGTGGTATCAGGAACCCAAAAAGCTAAATCAAACGCCCCTCTTTTGGTACTTGGCTCAGGGGTGTGATGTAGGCCCACCTTTTCCTCTATGCAGTCTGGCCTGAGCCAGCTGAGGGCCTGCCTGTGCTCCCTGCACCCCTCAGGGCTGCAGCCAACCAGGGAAGGACTGGCGGCAAGGTCAGAACTCATTCCACAGCTAGAAACGGAGATACCTGTCAGCCAGTTTAAAAAGGGGGACAATAAAGTTAGgatatgaattttttatttattctttatttattcttattataAAAAATGCAAACAGAACCATATAAATAAAAGCAGTACCTCTCCTCAGCCCACTTAGAGCAGTTACTCTGACCTGCCTTCTGTTCTCTTGAGAGCTGGAGCCATCAGACTCCTTAAATGTATCTGTCCCTCCCATGCCCTGGCCTTTCCTACCTCACTCAATAGCCATGCTCCTTATTCCAGCAATTTCCACACTCACCCGGCCCCAAGTTCTGGGCCTTGTTTAAATACTTCCTTGTTAAATACTTCCTTTAAAACAACCGACTCTTTTCAAAAGATTTAATAACTAAAAACTCAGAAGACAGATAAATTAACTGCAtaaacattttgctttttatcTGGAAGCAGGAAATCTTAACATCTGCCTCTCCTTAGACAGTGTTAGGAGAATCCAGTCAAAACCTAGTGTATGTGGTAATTAACCCTCCCCAAAGCTGGATGATATAAATACACTGTGACCAGAAAACAGTTACCAAGTAACACTTTCAGGCTGATAAAGAGAAGTAAAAGCTAACTCTGGGACATTTATTCAGTACTGGGCAATATGTATATCATTTCATCCTCAAAAACAATTGTAAGAATCAGACACTGTTTAATCTCATCCCCATTCAGAGAGGAGCAAATGGAAGCTGAGATACAGATATAAACAAGCCAAGGCCAGAATCCAGATGACCACAGCCTGTGCTTTAAAACCACTGACCTGCCTTCACAGTAAGCCACTCAAAGCACATTTCTTCCCATTTCTGCAAGAAGTGTCTCACTATCCTTACCTAATTCACAAAGGGGAACTGGACagtagaaagagaagaacaatgAATACTCCATACGTGAGCAGAGGttatagaatttattttaatcttGTCACCAGCGTCAGGGCTGTTTACTAGGTGACAGGCTGCCCCAGCCTGGAAGCCTTGGCACTCTGAAGAGGAAGAGCCCCAGCTTCCACAAAAGAAATCTGGAACTGCAACCCAGCCCTGTTCACAGAGCGCTGGCTAGTGGGTCAGAGGACTGGGTTCCGGTCCTAGTTCTGCCACTCTCGCTGAGAGGCCTTAGGCACTTCATAGGGCCTCTGTGGGCCTCTTGTTTCCCTCTCACATCTGTAAGATGAACAGGTTGATGCTATGGTCTTTGAGGGTGTGTGCCAGTGTTGTGAGTCAGTGATTCCATGATGTGGTGAGGCCTGTACGAAAGCAGAGAAGAGTTTGCTTGTCTGCCAGCGCCTAGGAACATGTGTGGACAGGTCTAGCTAATTAGGAGCCAGGAAACTCCCCAACCAGTAGCTCTCCTTTCTGCCCTCTTCAGTCTTCCCAGGAGGCCAGATGCTGTTTTGCTGCTGTGAGCTGTGGGTGAAGGTCTGGTAGAAGACAGACGGCTCACCGCTCTAAAGTACTCTAGTGACCTAGGCTGGCTATGGCCACGCCAGGTGCACCCTCCTAGGCTGGTCTGGGTGGTGGGAAAAGGGGTTCTGTCCCTTCTTTCAGACTCAGGCAATCTCACCCACCCTTCAGAGAGAAGGGCAAAGGGATCAAGTAGTAGCAGCTGCCTCAGGGAGGAAATAGCCCCGGGCCTGATTTCCTAGCTAGCCCCAGCCTCTTCTGCCAGGGTTGCAGGGCCCTGCAAGCCCCTGCCTCCAGCCTTTAGCTTCCAAATGCTGATTTAGTTCCAAATGCACCAGGAGAAACCATCTGGAAGAGTCTGAGGCTCCAGCTTCAACCACACCCTCCATGAATTTCAGTGGGGGGACCCTTGGTACCTCCAGATTTTGAGGCCCCTCACTCTTGGCTATGCCTCCCACTCTGGGATTCAGACTGCAGAGAGAGGCTGGGAACAAGAATCAGTGGCTTTCATGTAGGATTAGATGTAAACTTTGGGAAAACTGAATCAGGACACTTTTATCATCAGGAGAGGCTCTTCCTGTCTCATTCCATGTGTTACTTTCCCCATGAATTTCCTGGGTAAGTTGGTGTATATCTGAACAATGATTCTAAAATTGGAAAATGAAACCATGGGACTATTAAAAGATTACAGATGGATCTTTCATTTCAGAgttgacataaaaagaaaataagtgtgGGTCTGTGAGCAAATGAGTAAGGACTACTGCAAAATATTTCAGTTTGATACAAACTAGCTTTAAAATGAATCCCCCCAAAGTAAACATCACATGTTGAGAATGACAGAGTTCAACTTCTTTTAAAACAGGCAATAAATGAACTGTAGAGCTCTAACAAAGTATTTAAAACATGACTCATCGCACAGTGAATTCTCAGTATATAAATATGGTGCACAATTTAGCATTCTTTGTAATAGGTGAAGCTCAGTTTAGACAGCTATTCTCACCATGGTTTCAGAAAGGCGCAAGTAACCACGAGAGGCGGAATACAGTGTGAGCTGGGGGCAACTGGTTCCACACTCAGCTCACCTCCTTCAGATAATCATGGAGATAATAGTAATCTGCAGTCAGAGACTAAGGGCATCTTAGAAAATGAATTGGAGGCTCTGGCCCAAGGCCCAAATCAACAACTGTGACCCTGGCCTGCTTCCTTGCACAGGCCTATGA from Manis pentadactyla isolate mManPen7 chromosome 8, mManPen7.hap1, whole genome shotgun sequence includes:
- the AVPI1 gene encoding arginine vasopressin-induced protein 1 — encoded protein: MGTPASVVSEPSPWQAPAEARSRKQALANIFQDAELLQIQGLFQHSGDQMAEERAQIIWECAGDHRVAEALRRLRRKRPPRQKPLGHSLHHCSRRRIHEHCSPLADPQSIVTETASRDQYLNSRRTSARIRRNWRKPGPTSYLHQIRH